One stretch of Thermodesulfobacteriota bacterium DNA includes these proteins:
- a CDS encoding Panacea domain-containing protein → MCLHFDPNHEKATQALNFLALMNGGEINKMKALKLVFLADRYHLRKYGRPVIGDEYFAMKQGPVASMAKDLADKNAWLDDCEREYADRFLATSEDKLFLASASPVEEDVFSDSDLEALRFAWRAFGALSEWDLVNLTHAYPEWEKHGAGLTHGDCRRARMEYADFFLDADPRHPLLSLTGQRDIFGEAVSAEEKVAAREAAEEKARVRSLWAR, encoded by the coding sequence ATGTGCCTACATTTCGATCCCAACCACGAGAAGGCCACCCAGGCCCTTAACTTCCTCGCCCTCATGAATGGCGGCGAGATCAACAAGATGAAGGCGCTCAAGCTCGTCTTCCTCGCCGACCGGTATCACTTGCGCAAGTACGGCAGGCCCGTCATCGGCGACGAGTACTTCGCCATGAAACAGGGGCCGGTGGCATCGATGGCCAAGGATCTGGCCGACAAGAACGCCTGGCTCGACGACTGCGAGCGCGAGTACGCCGACCGGTTCCTGGCGACCTCCGAGGACAAGCTCTTCCTCGCCTCGGCCTCTCCCGTCGAAGAGGATGTCTTCTCAGACTCGGACCTGGAGGCCCTCCGGTTCGCGTGGCGGGCCTTCGGGGCGCTGAGCGAGTGGGACCTGGTCAACCTGACCCACGCCTATCCCGAGTGGGAGAAGCACGGGGCTGGGTTGACTCACGGCGATTGCCGGCGTGCACGGATGGAGTACGCCGACTTCTTCCTGGATGCCGACCCAAGGCATCCCTTGCTGTCCCTGACAGGGCAACGGGACATCTTCGGCGAAGCCGTGTCCGCGGAGGAGAAGGTCGCGGCACGGGAAGCGGCCGAGGAGAAGGCGCGCGTCCGGTCCCTCTGGGCGAGGTAG
- a CDS encoding type II toxin-antitoxin system RelE/ParE family toxin yields the protein MVVWTGPARRDLRQIHDYIAKDSKYYAKKVAAELREATDKLVSHPMIGRVVPESDNENVRELFLYSYRIIYQVIAKNVRILAVIHQKQDIPSIHSELLQKAPTE from the coding sequence GTGGTAGTTTGGACGGGCCCCGCCAGACGGGACCTCCGCCAGATCCACGACTACATAGCGAAGGATTCCAAGTACTACGCCAAGAAAGTAGCCGCGGAGCTCCGAGAGGCCACTGACAAACTGGTCTCTCACCCGATGATCGGCCGCGTGGTTCCTGAGAGCGATAACGAGAACGTCCGAGAGCTCTTCCTCTACTCGTACCGGATCATCTATCAGGTCATTGCGAAAAACGTGAGAATCCTGGCCGTCATCCACCAGAAACAAGACATCCCCTCTATCCACTCAGAACTGCTCCAGAAAGCGCCGACAGAGTAA